Genomic window (Desulfatiglans anilini DSM 4660):
ACACTTCCCAACGCTAGCAGTAGGACCTCCGAAGCTTTCTCTTTATCCCCCATCAGGATATATTTATCACTGATATTCGTTAATGCCTCTACCTTCTCCCTAGAATTCTGACCTTCCATGCTATTCGCAATTTCCAATGCTTGAAAAACGAGATTGGAAGCCTTTGTATTTTGGCCAGATTCTAAATATTTATCTGCAATTAGGATAACATTTTTAATTTTATCAGATGCAGAAAATTTTTTGCTAAATTTCGTCGCTATTTCTAGCGCTTTTTCTAATTGATTACTCGACACGTATTTATCACTGATACGGGAAAAAGCAGCAGACATCCAAATTTCGTCTGCAATGCATAAAGCTGTCTGAATTGCCCTATCAAATTGCTCTATTTCAGTATACGTACATGCAAGCTCATAAAATGAAATAGGTTTATAAAAGTCATCGTTTATTAACAGAAAAACAGTCGGATACATTCGCGATAATAAGGCTAAAATTCCTTCAGTCCCTCCAATCTTTTCGCATGCACTTAGGATATAACGTAATGAGTTGCTTATATGGGCGATATCTTCAAGAGAACTGACGATGTTCAGTGCCTCAGACAGTATTCTAGTGGCTTTTTCTGTTTTTCCTAGCTTCGCATAAGATTCGGCAACCCCGCTGAGCGACTCAATGCGATTTTTTTCATCTGTGATATGTAGCGCACTATTGTACGCTTGTGATAGTAATCCTATTACCTTTCTTTCATATTTTACATAATCATAAGCATCTGCAATCGTAATTAATGAAGAAGATAATAAAAAGGGATCATTTATTTTATTAGCTAGAAGCACGGCACAAGTAAGTGGGTTAGTATCACAATCGGCTAAATATTTGAGAGAATGTTCTAGGGTTTTAAATTCTTCAAGTGTTAGATTAGATATTTTTGACTGCCCAGACATAAGACTAACGGCGATATTGGAAGAAGAATATCGTTGTATGATAGTATCAATCTTTTGCCGAGCTTTTGCATATAATTGAAAGGTTTCCATATAATTATTAGTCGAATTTTTTGCTTCGTCTAAAATTTTAGATGCGGCCACATATAATTCATTGGCTTTCGGATTGATATCGGTCGAGCATGCAAAAAAAATAGAAAAACTAATGAGTAGTAAAGCATCCATGAGTCGAGCATATTTTATCATTGTTATTTCCTTTATAAAAGTGCGATGCAAGTTAATTATTTCATGGTAGACTAAATACGGTTAGTGCAGGGAAAAGATCCATCGGTGGGAAAGCTTTTTATATACACCTTTGCTTTACGTTCTGGAATTTTGTTTACATATGAAGCTCCCCGAGCTTACGCTCGGGGTTTCATCCCAGCGCAAGCTTCGCTTGTCCAGTGTCCTCTTGCCCCTGCTTTTCTGTAAAAATCACAGCTTTATAAGCATGTCAATTTAAAAATCTATTCTTCCCAACCCATTAGGAAGGAAAGCACGGGGCAAGACCCTTGACACTACGGCCGGCCGTGCTATAATTTTAATAAATTAGAAAATTCATAATTTCTTAAATTGACAAATATGAACAAATACGTCAAGATTAGGGAGCAGGATATGGCGCTGATGAAGATCAGGAAAAATTTCCAGCTGACCATTCCCCACGGCCTCCGCAGGAAGTTTAACTTGGCGGAAGGGGATTACGTCGAAGTGGACACCAAGGATGAATTCATCGTCCTTCGGCCGGTGAAGGTGATCCAGCCCGACCAGGAGTATTTCTACACCAGGGAGTGGCAGGAGAAAGAAGCCGAGGTTGACAAGGATGTCCGTAAGGGTGATATCGTCGGGCCCTTCGAGAATGCCGCCGAGGCCATCAAAGCCCTAAAGACCGCAAAAATATGAAGATGAAGCTGGCCTTTTCCAAAAGGTTCATCAAGGATTACCGCCGGCTTCCAGCCCCCATCCAAAAAGCCGCCGACAAACAGTTAGAGCGACTGCTTTCTGATTTCCATCACCCCTCATTGAATGCTAAAAAAATGCAGGATCCGCGAGACATATGGGAGGGGAGAGTTACCAAAGGCTATCGCTTCACCTTCCAAATCTACGAGGACCTCTTTTTCCTCCGGCGCATCGGCACCCATGATTTATTGAGAAAGGCTTAACGCACCAGACGCTGGCCTTGACAAGCTTTCTGCACCTGCTATAATTATTACATAATTACGTAATGTGTAAAATATATGAAGAAAAAAAATCGTCCCAATATCCAGGAGAAGGAAGCCATGCCGCTGGTAAAAGTCATCCGAAACGGACAAATCACCATCCCTAAGGAGTTCCGAAACTCTTTGAAAATCAAGGACGGGGATTTGCTGGAAATCGAGCGCTCCGGGTTCGGCTTCTTTGTCAAACCGAAAGTGGTGCTTGACAAGGACGAGGCCATGGAAAAGTTTTTTGATGGAGTGGCGCAAATTCGGGAAAAAATGAAAGGGGCTGATCCAAAGGAGGTTGACGCAGCCATCGGAGAGGCGATTAGAACCGCTAAAACAGCCACAGCTAAAAAACGTAAAGCTAACGCCGATGCATAAAGTCGTCTTCGATACCAATGTCTTCATCAGCGCGATTATCAAAGGAAAAAGCAATCCTGGCCGACTACTTGATATGGTTAGGGGAGGGGAAATAGAGCTTGTCCTGTCTCCTGAAATCCTTTCAGAAATTCAAGCCGTCCTGCACTATCCGAAGATAAAGAAAATCCACCAGCTACAACCAAAGGCTATCGACGCTTTTTTGAAATACATTGCATCGATTGCTCAAATAGTTCAGCCCGCCAAGCGTCTGGATGTCATAAAAGACGACCCCTCGGACAACATTTATCTGGAATGTGCGGTGGAGGGCCACACGGATTTTATTGTCAGCGGGGATCATCACCTTACCGATCTTAAAGCCTACGAGGGGATCCGGATTATGGATCCGGCTACTTTTTTAAGAACGATCCATGATGAAGAATAAATCCGTCGCCATTTACGCCCGCGTATCCACCGACAAGCAGAAAGTGGACCTGCAATTAGAGGAGCTCAAGAGCTACATCGAGCGTTCCGGCTGGACGCTGTACAAGGAGTTCATCGACCAGGGATTTACCGGAAGAAACACTTCCCGGCCGGCCTTCAAGGAGATGATGGACGAGGCCCGCCAGAAGAAATTCACCACCCTTTTAGTTTGGAAACTGGACCGCCTCAGCCGGTCCCTCAAGGACCTGATCAACACCCTGGACGAATTGGGATCCCTGGGGATTGATTTTGTTTCGTATGATAATAAAATCGATACTTCTACACCCACCGGCAAGCTGGTCTTCCAGGTGATCGGCGCCGTTGCCGAATTCGAAAGAGACATCATTTCCGAAAGAGTGAAAGCCGGCCTGGGCAGCGCCAGACGCAAAGGCAAGCGCCTCGGAAGGCCTCCGGTGGCGCTCTATACTCTCCAAAAGGCCCGGGGCCTCCGTGAGAAAGGCCTGAGCTACAGGAAAATCGGGGAGAAGCTGGGGATTTCCGAGGGGGCAGTGAGAAAATATTGCCGTTAAACTGATTTACCTCTCCTCAAACGTAAGTTATTTTTTCTTTCTCAGAAGCAAAACGCAGGGAGCACAGCTTGATAGATCACTTTTTTCAATAATACATTCGAATTACCTTGTATTATTGATTCGAATGGATTGATATGATCCTTGGCTTAACGCCAAGTTCTTTACTTGCCATACACAATTTTCAACCTGCCGCACAAATTTTTGTAATTGTCCAATTATTCTAAACATTGCCGAGATAGCAAATGGGATTAAAAATAACATCAGAAGCAGAGTTTGAATCAATGATGGAGAATGTAGATTTGGCATTCCGAGAAGAGGGAATCCCCATTCACGCGAGACCGCTTCGCGCTATTGAGGCGGTTTCTAAAACACTCAATATGCATTTGCTTGTTGCCCCTATTCAATCAGATCCAATTCCAAATCTCTATGAAGGTCCAAGTCTCTCAGCCCATATTTTAAAATGGTATAATCTCCGTTATGGCAATCGGTTGAAAATAGATTTTTCAATTGGATATTCTGTCATAATAATACGTAATGATGCTTGGCTACTCAAATGCCCAATGATATTTGGGGCAATCGAAGTGGTTTGCGATAGAAACCTAAACAACCACTATAGAGACTTTGTAATCAACAAACCCGGAAAACCTCATCAAAAACCACAGCTTAATCTTCTCCGCTTGATTGACAATCTGCCTCAAGGACTTGCTAACCAACTTACAGATGTAGAACTAAACGCTATTCTCAACTACTACATAGATGCACAAAGCCTATTTAATGGAATTCACAGCCTGTGCCAAAAAGACGATCTAGCTTTAGGAGCAGTTACGGATTTTGAATCTTCCGCACGTTTTGCAATAGATAGCTCTGCTAACTATGGCCAATCTCTGTGGGCTTCTTTGCAAGCGGCTGAGAAAATTTTGAAATATTTTATAAAGGTAAAAGGACAAAAATTCCCTGCTACCCATTGTCTATCAAAATTAGCGGAACAATCATATAAATTGGGTTTGCCCATAATTGAAAAGGATTTATTAATAACGGTCCAATGTAGTGCCAGCGTACGATATAATCAGCCCAATTGTAAATTAGATAAAGTAGTTAACTCGCACAGAAGTGCGATATATATTGCATTAATTGTGTTGAATGCTCTATTTCCAGCCAATGTAAAATATTCAGGAAAAAATCCTCAAACAAAGATCTATGACACTGTTTTTATTCCTGGCGCTTTTTACTTTGATCCAACTCGTGGCTTTTCATATTATTGTGAAAGTATCAGGGACGGGGTTGCCGTGCTAATCTTAGTAGAATCGTACCAACATGGTCATTTGGTGCAAGCGGTGTTTAGACAAAACATCAAATATCAAATTTATTATCAGAAAATTTTAGATACCGGAGAGATTAATCGCCTTAAGAAAGTTGGCGAAAAGATATTCCGTGATAAAGGCATTAAATAACCTTTCATGCTTCGCTCAGGGCTAAATTGCATTAATGATAAGCAGTGTTTTAGATAAAAAACGAACGATCATAATTTTTCATGTTTTTACTCGGTATCTTCAGGATCTAAATTAAATCGGCTTCCTATCTCATCGATATCGGCAAGAAGCTCTTCTATCATTGATTTATGTCTGCTCCGAAGATCACGATCAAGGTAAATTACTAAAAATGCACATAATAATGGTGCAAAGACAAGCGCAATACTAGTTGGTAACATCCATGCTGGTAGATCTTGAATAATTGCGTGGGGAAATACACTTAGTAAAGCTGACCCGCT
Coding sequences:
- a CDS encoding tetratricopeptide repeat protein → MIKYARLMDALLLISFSIFFACSTDINPKANELYVAASKILDEAKNSTNNYMETFQLYAKARQKIDTIIQRYSSSNIAVSLMSGQSKISNLTLEEFKTLEHSLKYLADCDTNPLTCAVLLANKINDPFLLSSSLITIADAYDYVKYERKVIGLLSQAYNSALHITDEKNRIESLSGVAESYAKLGKTEKATRILSEALNIVSSLEDIAHISNSLRYILSACEKIGGTEGILALLSRMYPTVFLLINDDFYKPISFYELACTYTEIEQFDRAIQTALCIADEIWMSAAFSRISDKYVSSNQLEKALEIATKFSKKFSASDKIKNVILIADKYLESGQNTKASNLVFQALEIANSMEGQNSREKVEALTNISDKYILMGDKEKASEVLLLALGSV
- a CDS encoding AbrB/MazE/SpoVT family DNA-binding domain-containing protein, with product MNKYVKIREQDMALMKIRKNFQLTIPHGLRRKFNLAEGDYVEVDTKDEFIVLRPVKVIQPDQEYFYTREWQEKEAEVDKDVRKGDIVGPFENAAEAIKALKTAKI
- a CDS encoding AbrB/MazE/SpoVT family DNA-binding domain-containing protein, with amino-acid sequence MKKKNRPNIQEKEAMPLVKVIRNGQITIPKEFRNSLKIKDGDLLEIERSGFGFFVKPKVVLDKDEAMEKFFDGVAQIREKMKGADPKEVDAAIGEAIRTAKTATAKKRKANADA
- a CDS encoding putative toxin-antitoxin system toxin component, PIN family, translating into MHKVVFDTNVFISAIIKGKSNPGRLLDMVRGGEIELVLSPEILSEIQAVLHYPKIKKIHQLQPKAIDAFLKYIASIAQIVQPAKRLDVIKDDPSDNIYLECAVEGHTDFIVSGDHHLTDLKAYEGIRIMDPATFLRTIHDEE
- a CDS encoding recombinase family protein — encoded protein: MMKNKSVAIYARVSTDKQKVDLQLEELKSYIERSGWTLYKEFIDQGFTGRNTSRPAFKEMMDEARQKKFTTLLVWKLDRLSRSLKDLINTLDELGSLGIDFVSYDNKIDTSTPTGKLVFQVIGAVAEFERDIISERVKAGLGSARRKGKRLGRPPVALYTLQKARGLREKGLSYRKIGEKLGISEGAVRKYCR
- a CDS encoding HEPN domain-containing protein, which translates into the protein MGLKITSEAEFESMMENVDLAFREEGIPIHARPLRAIEAVSKTLNMHLLVAPIQSDPIPNLYEGPSLSAHILKWYNLRYGNRLKIDFSIGYSVIIIRNDAWLLKCPMIFGAIEVVCDRNLNNHYRDFVINKPGKPHQKPQLNLLRLIDNLPQGLANQLTDVELNAILNYYIDAQSLFNGIHSLCQKDDLALGAVTDFESSARFAIDSSANYGQSLWASLQAAEKILKYFIKVKGQKFPATHCLSKLAEQSYKLGLPIIEKDLLITVQCSASVRYNQPNCKLDKVVNSHRSAIYIALIVLNALFPANVKYSGKNPQTKIYDTVFIPGAFYFDPTRGFSYYCESIRDGVAVLILVESYQHGHLVQAVFRQNIKYQIYYQKILDTGEINRLKKVGEKIFRDKGIK